One Novosphingobium sp. EMRT-2 DNA segment encodes these proteins:
- a CDS encoding efflux transporter outer membrane subunit, with product MRAGKVVSAALMPALLAGCSMTPAYHPPSVAVPEAFKEVKGWAAATPMDGAARGTWWKGFNDPVLDDLEDRAEKASPTLAAALARYEQAQAVVKGERASLVPEIDASGSFARTRVSADRPLSNGSAQTYNNAIIGGGLSYEVDLWGRIRASVSAARAEAQASDEDVISARLSLQTSVADAYARLRGLDAEAELLRQTVAAFERAYDLTRTRHDGGIASGIDVSRALTVLGNARAQVAAVASQRAATEHEIAALVGAVASDFSIAPRAQPLLPLALATGVPSELLQRRPDIAAAERRMAAANARIGVARAAFFPTVTLGLSGGFQTTDGSLLIAPNTFWGLGPISAALAVFDGGRRAAKVRLTRAQYTEQAEKYRQTVLMAFRQTEDALAAGRLLGQQVVDQKTAADAAVRSSTLALASYRDGGADYLEVVTAQTQALDAQRALLNVETQQMRASVALVNALGGAY from the coding sequence ATGCGCGCGGGCAAGGTGGTTTCCGCCGCGCTGATGCCGGCGTTGCTGGCGGGATGTTCGATGACGCCCGCCTACCATCCGCCCAGCGTGGCGGTGCCGGAGGCCTTCAAGGAAGTGAAGGGGTGGGCGGCGGCGACGCCGATGGATGGTGCGGCGCGCGGGACATGGTGGAAGGGTTTCAACGACCCGGTGCTCGACGATCTGGAAGACCGCGCCGAAAAGGCCAGCCCGACCCTCGCCGCCGCGCTCGCCCGCTACGAACAGGCGCAGGCCGTGGTCAAAGGCGAGCGGGCCTCGCTGGTGCCTGAAATCGACGCCAGCGGCAGCTTCGCGCGGACTCGCGTGTCTGCCGACCGTCCGCTGTCCAATGGCAGCGCGCAAACCTACAACAACGCCATCATCGGCGGCGGGTTGAGCTACGAAGTCGACCTGTGGGGGCGTATCCGCGCCTCGGTTTCCGCCGCGCGCGCGGAAGCGCAGGCGAGCGACGAGGACGTGATCTCGGCCCGGCTCAGCCTCCAGACCTCGGTAGCGGACGCTTATGCCCGGTTACGCGGGCTGGATGCGGAAGCCGAACTGCTGCGACAGACGGTGGCGGCGTTCGAGCGGGCCTATGACCTGACGCGGACGCGGCATGATGGCGGCATTGCCTCGGGCATCGACGTCAGCCGTGCGCTGACGGTGCTGGGCAATGCGCGCGCGCAGGTGGCGGCCGTGGCCAGCCAGCGGGCGGCGACCGAGCACGAGATCGCCGCACTGGTGGGGGCGGTCGCCTCGGACTTTTCCATTGCGCCACGCGCGCAGCCCTTGCTGCCGCTGGCGCTGGCAACCGGGGTTCCCTCCGAACTGCTCCAGCGCCGGCCCGACATCGCGGCGGCCGAGCGGCGCATGGCTGCCGCCAATGCGCGGATCGGCGTGGCGCGGGCCGCGTTCTTCCCCACAGTCACGCTTGGCCTTTCCGGCGGTTTCCAGACCACGGACGGTTCGTTGCTGATCGCGCCCAACACGTTCTGGGGGCTGGGGCCGATCTCGGCGGCGCTGGCGGTGTTCGATGGCGGGCGCCGCGCGGCCAAGGTGCGGCTGACCCGGGCGCAGTATACCGAACAGGCCGAAAAGTACCGCCAGACCGTGCTCATGGCGTTTCGCCAGACCGAGGACGCGCTTGCGGCCGGGCGGCTGCTCGGCCAGCAGGTGGTGGACCAGAAGACGGCGGCCGATGCGGCGGTGCGCAGCAGCACGCTGGCGCTGGCGAGCTACCGGGATGGCGGTGCGGACTATCTGGAAGTGGTGACGGCGCAGACGCAGGCGCTGGATGCCCAGCGTGCGCTGCTCAACGTGGAAACGCAGCAGATGCGCGCCAGCGTCGCGCTCGTGAACGCGCTCGGCGGCGCGTATTGA
- a CDS encoding efflux RND transporter periplasmic adaptor subunit, translating to MHDTTSHTEQETLPPISTGPDSRALKRAGIGAAVVALAVVAVGVGVRIYATGALRQTAAEAAIPTVSVVMPKADADGAPLVLPGNVQAFNSAAIYARTNGYVRQWLADIGDRVRAGQVLAVLDAPEVDQQFAAARADYQTALANQRLAATTSARWHAMLAQDAVSRQSADEKAGDLAARTAVSNAALANVKRLQALQGFTRLSAPFAGTVTSRSAQIGALVVAGNASSQPLFTVSDTHRMRIYVKVPQNYSADVAPGMAADLSLPEYPGRTFHAVLTRSAGAVDAQSGSVLVELQADNPDGALKPGAFAQVSFKIGGGGGNAVSVPGSAILYSNKGPSVVVVGQDSRVTVRPVTIARDEGATVLLSSGVARGERIVDTPPDAIQTGDRVHVQASESGKAGK from the coding sequence ATGCATGACACCACTTCGCATACCGAACAGGAAACCCTGCCTCCGATCTCCACCGGCCCGGACAGCCGCGCGTTGAAGCGCGCCGGGATCGGTGCGGCGGTGGTGGCGCTGGCCGTCGTGGCCGTGGGCGTGGGCGTGCGCATCTATGCCACGGGCGCGCTGCGCCAGACCGCGGCTGAGGCGGCGATCCCCACCGTCAGCGTGGTCATGCCCAAGGCCGATGCCGATGGCGCGCCGCTGGTGCTGCCGGGCAACGTGCAGGCCTTCAACAGCGCGGCGATCTATGCGCGGACCAACGGCTATGTGCGGCAATGGCTGGCTGACATCGGCGACCGCGTGCGCGCGGGGCAGGTGCTGGCCGTGCTCGATGCGCCGGAAGTCGATCAGCAGTTCGCCGCCGCGCGCGCCGATTACCAGACGGCGCTGGCCAACCAGCGGCTGGCCGCCACCACGTCCGCGCGCTGGCACGCGATGCTGGCGCAGGATGCCGTTTCGCGGCAGTCGGCTGACGAGAAGGCGGGCGATCTGGCCGCGCGCACGGCGGTGTCGAACGCGGCCTTGGCCAATGTGAAGCGCTTGCAGGCGCTGCAGGGCTTCACCCGGCTTTCGGCGCCGTTCGCCGGCACCGTCACCAGCCGTTCGGCGCAGATCGGCGCGCTGGTGGTGGCGGGCAACGCCTCCTCGCAGCCGTTGTTCACGGTGTCGGACACGCACCGGATGCGCATCTATGTGAAAGTGCCGCAGAACTATTCCGCCGATGTCGCGCCCGGCATGGCGGCGGATCTGAGCCTGCCGGAATACCCCGGCCGCACGTTCCACGCGGTGCTGACGCGCAGCGCCGGCGCGGTGGACGCGCAGTCCGGCTCCGTGCTGGTCGAACTGCAGGCTGACAATCCCGATGGCGCGCTGAAGCCCGGCGCGTTCGCGCAAGTGAGCTTCAAGATCGGCGGCGGAGGCGGCAACGCGGTGTCCGTGCCGGGCAGCGCGATCCTCTACAGCAACAAGGGGCCAAGCGTGGTCGTGGTCGGGCAGGACAGCCGCGTGACCGTCCGTCCGGTGACGATCGCGCGCGACGAAGGCGCCACGGTGCTGCTCTCGTCCGGCGTCGCGCGGGGGGAACGTATTGTCGATACCCCGCCCGACGCGATCCAGACCGGCGACCGTGTGCACGTGCAGGCTTCGGAAAGCGGAAAGGCCGGCAAGTAA
- a CDS encoding efflux RND transporter permease subunit: MFNIVKIALHRPLTFIVMAILIAIGGVLAALRTPVDIFPDIRIPVIAVAWQYSGLPPDDMAARIITPYERTLTTTVNDIEHIESQSFQGIGIVKIYFQPGADIRTATAQVTSISQSVLKQMPPGITPPLILNYNASTVPIIQLAMSGKGLSEQQLFDLGQNQIRPQLVTVPGLAMPYPSGGKQRQIQIDLNPLALQSKGLSAQDVGNAIAAQNQINPAGFVKIGPTQYSVRLNNAPDSVAALNDLPVKVVNGATITMRDVAFVRDGSAPQQNVVHVDGRRSVLLTVLKNGATSTLAIIDGVKTTLPKIAAGLPDALRIVPVGDQSLFVKAAVSGVIREGAIAAALTSLMILLFLGSWRSTVIIALSIPLAILAAVAALAAFGQTMNVMTLGGLALAVGILVDDATVTIENINWHLEQGKGVMEAILDGAAQIVTPAFVSLLCICIVFVPMFFLPGVAGFLFVPMALSVVFAMIASFILSRTLVPTMAMYLLKPHQPEGENHHLAGAPRSRNPLVRFQRGFERRFEKIRDSYIGLLNRALEVRRPFIIGFLAVVVMSFGLLPFLGSNFFPSVDSGQIAMHVRVPVGARIEDTAARFDRIGTAIRQIIPAEQLGSLTDNIGLPVSSINTVYNNSGTIGPQDGDILIALKEGHEPTDRVVSRLRSELARRFPGTTFSFLPADITSQILNFGAPAPIDVQITGRDVQASRAYAQKLLARMKLIPGLADARIQQPANAPQLNVDVSRARIGQYGLTERDVTNSLAASLAGTSQTAPVFFVNPENGVQYPVVAQAPEYLLDSVSALSNVPVSGAAGSAIQPLGGLAGVSRGTTVPVISHYNIQPTLDIYGTTEGRDLGAVSGDIQAAIKALEKEQPKGVNVTIRGQFATMNTAFSGLGFGLIGAVVLIYLLIVVNFQSWIDPFVIITALPAALAGIVWMLFGTGTTLSVPALTGAIMCMGVATANSILVVSFAREKLAEFGDARRAALKAGLVRFRPVLMTALAMIIGMAPMALGLGEGGEQNAPLGRAVIGGLVCATIATLFFVPVVFSFAHRKRKVEATSPELQPSHA, encoded by the coding sequence ATGTTCAATATCGTCAAGATCGCGTTGCACCGTCCCCTGACCTTCATCGTTATGGCGATCCTCATCGCCATCGGCGGTGTGCTGGCGGCGCTGCGCACTCCGGTCGATATTTTTCCGGACATCCGCATCCCGGTCATCGCCGTGGCGTGGCAATATTCGGGCCTGCCACCCGACGATATGGCGGCGCGCATCATCACGCCTTACGAACGCACGCTGACAACCACCGTCAACGATATCGAGCACATCGAAAGCCAGTCCTTCCAGGGCATTGGCATCGTGAAGATCTATTTCCAGCCGGGGGCGGACATCCGCACGGCGACCGCGCAGGTCACTTCGATCTCGCAATCGGTGCTCAAGCAGATGCCGCCGGGGATCACCCCGCCGCTGATCCTGAACTACAACGCCTCCACCGTGCCGATCATCCAGCTTGCCATGTCGGGCAAGGGCCTGTCGGAACAGCAGTTATTCGATCTGGGCCAGAACCAGATCCGCCCGCAGCTGGTGACCGTGCCCGGCCTTGCCATGCCCTATCCTTCGGGCGGCAAGCAGCGGCAGATCCAGATCGATCTCAATCCGCTCGCGCTCCAGTCCAAGGGGCTGTCCGCGCAGGATGTGGGCAACGCGATCGCGGCGCAGAACCAGATCAACCCGGCCGGCTTCGTCAAGATCGGGCCGACGCAATACAGCGTGCGCCTGAACAACGCGCCGGATTCCGTCGCGGCGCTGAACGACCTGCCGGTCAAGGTCGTCAACGGGGCCACGATCACCATGCGCGACGTGGCCTTCGTGCGCGACGGCAGCGCGCCGCAGCAGAACGTGGTGCATGTCGATGGGCGCCGGTCGGTGCTGCTCACCGTGCTCAAGAACGGCGCAACCTCGACGCTGGCCATCATCGATGGCGTGAAGACCACCTTGCCCAAGATTGCCGCCGGTCTGCCCGATGCCTTGCGCATCGTGCCGGTGGGCGACCAATCGCTGTTCGTGAAGGCGGCGGTCAGCGGGGTGATTCGCGAAGGCGCCATCGCGGCGGCGCTGACCTCGCTGATGATCCTGCTGTTCCTTGGCTCGTGGCGCTCCACTGTCATCATCGCGTTGTCGATCCCGCTGGCCATCCTTGCCGCGGTCGCGGCGCTGGCGGCATTTGGTCAGACGATGAACGTGATGACGCTGGGCGGGCTGGCGCTCGCGGTCGGCATCCTCGTCGACGATGCGACGGTGACGATCGAGAACATCAACTGGCACCTGGAACAGGGCAAGGGCGTGATGGAGGCGATCCTCGACGGCGCCGCCCAGATCGTGACGCCGGCGTTCGTTTCGCTGCTGTGCATCTGCATCGTGTTCGTGCCGATGTTCTTCCTGCCGGGCGTGGCGGGCTTCCTGTTCGTGCCCATGGCCTTGTCGGTGGTCTTCGCGATGATCGCCTCGTTCATCCTCTCGCGCACGCTGGTGCCGACGATGGCCATGTACCTGCTGAAGCCGCATCAGCCGGAGGGCGAGAACCACCACCTTGCCGGCGCGCCGCGATCGCGCAATCCGCTGGTCCGCTTCCAGCGCGGGTTCGAACGGCGCTTCGAGAAAATCCGCGATAGCTATATCGGGCTGCTGAATCGCGCGCTGGAGGTCCGCAGGCCCTTCATCATCGGCTTTCTCGCGGTGGTGGTGATGTCGTTCGGCCTGTTGCCGTTCCTGGGCAGCAATTTCTTCCCCAGCGTCGATTCCGGCCAGATCGCGATGCATGTCCGCGTGCCGGTGGGCGCGCGGATCGAGGATACGGCGGCGCGCTTCGATCGGATCGGAACCGCGATCCGCCAGATCATCCCGGCGGAGCAGCTAGGATCGCTGACGGACAACATCGGCCTGCCGGTCAGCTCGATCAACACCGTGTACAACAACAGCGGCACGATCGGTCCGCAGGACGGGGACATCCTGATCGCGCTGAAGGAAGGGCACGAACCGACCGACCGCGTGGTGTCGCGTTTGCGCTCCGAACTGGCGCGCCGCTTTCCGGGCACGACGTTCTCGTTCCTGCCGGCCGACATCACCAGCCAGATCCTGAACTTCGGCGCGCCGGCCCCGATCGATGTGCAGATCACGGGCAGGGACGTGCAGGCGTCGCGGGCCTATGCCCAGAAGCTGCTGGCGCGGATGAAGCTGATCCCCGGCCTGGCCGACGCGCGCATCCAGCAACCGGCCAATGCGCCGCAGCTCAACGTGGACGTCAGCCGCGCCCGTATCGGGCAATATGGCCTGACCGAGCGCGACGTGACCAACAGCCTTGCCGCTTCGCTGGCCGGAACCTCGCAGACCGCACCGGTGTTCTTCGTGAATCCCGAAAACGGCGTGCAATATCCGGTCGTGGCGCAGGCGCCGGAATACCTGCTGGATTCCGTCAGCGCGCTTTCGAATGTGCCGGTCTCCGGGGCGGCCGGCAGCGCGATCCAGCCACTCGGGGGCCTGGCCGGTGTTTCGCGCGGGACTACGGTTCCCGTCATCTCGCACTACAATATTCAGCCCACGCTCGACATCTACGGCACGACCGAAGGGCGCGATCTGGGGGCGGTTTCGGGCGATATCCAGGCGGCGATCAAGGCGCTGGAGAAGGAGCAGCCCAAGGGCGTGAACGTGACGATCCGTGGCCAGTTCGCCACGATGAACACGGCGTTCTCGGGCCTTGGCTTCGGCCTGATCGGCGCGGTGGTGCTGATCTACCTGCTGATCGTCGTGAACTTCCAGAGCTGGATCGATCCCTTCGTCATCATCACCGCGCTGCCGGCGGCGCTGGCCGGGATCGTGTGGATGCTGTTTGGCACCGGCACCACCTTGTCCGTGCCGGCCCTGACCGGCGCGATCATGTGCATGGGCGTCGCCACCGCCAACTCGATCCTTGTCGTGAGCTTCGCGCGGGAAAAGCTGGCGGAATTCGGTGACGCCAGGCGGGCCGCGCTGAAAGCCGGTCTCGTCCGCTTCCGCCCGGTGCTGATGACGGCGCTGGCCATGATCATCGGCATGGCGCCGATGGCGCTGGGGCTGGGCGAGGGCGGCGAACAGAACGCCCCGCTCGGCCGCGCCGTGATCGGCGGCCTGGTCTGTGCCACCATCGCCACGCTGTTCTTCGTTCCCGTTGTTTTCAGCTTCGCCCACCGCAAGCGGAAGGTCGAAGCCACGTCCCCGGAGCTGCAACCCAGCCATGCATGA
- a CDS encoding LysR family transcriptional regulator: MDLRHLRYFLCVADEMHFGRAAARLGISQPPLSQQIRALEDELGVRLFDRTSRRVRLTRAGELFAPEARQALAQAEYAAHTARRAQRGEIGRLALGFTASAPFVPKISQALYNFRQAHPEVELKLEELGRDEQLDALAHNEIEVAIIRGFGKPLLSSDLTATCLIEESMVLALREDHPLAKRDLDPTIADLRDEPLVLYSAAAGAGFNEHFFWMCEQAAVQPRVAHEANGLATLLGLVAAGFGATILAESLVRLHVDNLVYRRFSPPLETRLWLVHHVQLSPTARNFVERVQHSNAAGPIPA; the protein is encoded by the coding sequence ATGGATCTGCGGCACCTTCGCTATTTTCTGTGCGTGGCCGATGAAATGCATTTCGGCCGCGCCGCCGCGCGGCTGGGCATTTCGCAGCCTCCCCTGAGCCAGCAGATCCGCGCGCTGGAGGACGAACTGGGCGTGCGGCTGTTCGACCGGACAAGCCGCCGCGTGCGACTTACCCGCGCAGGCGAGCTTTTCGCGCCGGAAGCAAGGCAGGCCCTGGCGCAGGCGGAATACGCCGCGCACACCGCCCGCCGCGCTCAACGGGGGGAAATCGGCCGTCTGGCGCTTGGGTTTACCGCGTCCGCGCCGTTCGTGCCGAAAATCTCGCAAGCGCTTTACAACTTCCGGCAGGCGCACCCCGAAGTGGAGCTGAAGCTGGAAGAACTGGGCCGCGACGAACAGCTCGACGCGCTGGCCCACAACGAGATCGAGGTGGCGATCATCCGGGGGTTCGGCAAGCCGTTGCTGTCATCCGATCTGACTGCGACCTGCCTGATCGAGGAAAGCATGGTCCTGGCCCTACGCGAGGATCACCCGCTGGCGAAACGGGATCTCGATCCCACCATCGCCGACCTGCGGGATGAGCCGCTGGTTCTGTACAGCGCGGCGGCCGGAGCGGGGTTCAACGAACATTTCTTCTGGATGTGCGAACAGGCCGCCGTCCAGCCGAGGGTGGCGCACGAAGCGAACGGGCTGGCTACCCTGCTCGGTCTCGTCGCGGCCGGCTTCGGCGCGACGATCCTCGCCGAATCGCTCGTCCGGCTGCACGTGGACAATCTGGTCTATCGCCGGTTTTCCCCGCCGCTGGAGACCCGGCTCTGGCTGGTACACCATGTCCAGCTATCGCCCACCGCCCGCAATTTCGTGGAGCGTGTCCAGCACTCCAACGCGGCTGGCCCGATCCCGGCCTGA
- a CDS encoding serine hydrolase: MRKRTIALGIAIVALTAGGGWYASLDKETRGILAAMPTNADVLMWSESQRDAAFRAMDRLPLLAQASEIAPSPHPLALPAGKPLTIPGIDAYLARQRAAGIVILQDGKVRFERYGLDFDAQGRWTSFSVAKSFTSTLVGAAIQDGAIRSLDDKVSQYIPDLRGSAYDDVSIRQLLTMSSGVRWNEDYEDPNSDVARFNTTKPDAGVDATVSYMRKLPRAHPPGEVWHYNTGETNLIGVLVSSAVKKPLAQYLQEKVWQPAGMEAKATWLKDKTGHEIAGCCLQAATRDFARFGLFVLANGKAGDRQIVPTDWFAQATTRQKDIGRQGKGYGFQWWTYDDGSFAAQGIFGQGIFIDPKRKLVIASNADWTRASKGPEPAAREAFYKQIQALIDAGN, translated from the coding sequence ATGCGCAAGAGAACCATCGCGCTGGGCATTGCGATCGTGGCACTGACGGCGGGCGGCGGCTGGTACGCCAGCCTCGACAAGGAAACGCGTGGCATCCTTGCCGCGATGCCGACCAATGCCGATGTGCTGATGTGGTCGGAAAGCCAGCGCGATGCCGCGTTCCGCGCGATGGACCGCCTGCCATTGCTTGCGCAGGCCAGCGAGATCGCGCCATCCCCGCACCCGCTGGCGCTGCCCGCGGGCAAGCCGCTGACGATTCCGGGCATCGACGCCTATCTCGCCAGGCAGCGTGCAGCGGGGATCGTGATCCTGCAGGATGGCAAGGTCCGGTTCGAGCGCTATGGACTGGATTTCGACGCCCAAGGACGATGGACCAGTTTCTCGGTCGCGAAATCGTTCACCTCGACGCTGGTCGGCGCGGCGATTCAGGACGGCGCGATCCGAAGCCTGGACGACAAGGTCAGCCAGTACATTCCCGATCTGCGCGGCTCCGCCTATGACGACGTCAGCATCCGCCAGTTGCTGACGATGAGTTCGGGCGTGCGCTGGAACGAGGACTATGAGGACCCCAATTCGGATGTCGCGCGCTTCAACACCACGAAGCCCGATGCCGGCGTCGACGCCACCGTCAGCTACATGCGCAAGCTTCCCCGCGCGCACCCGCCGGGAGAAGTGTGGCACTACAATACCGGCGAGACGAACCTGATCGGCGTGCTGGTTTCGTCGGCGGTGAAGAAGCCGCTGGCGCAGTACCTGCAGGAAAAGGTCTGGCAGCCCGCCGGCATGGAAGCCAAGGCAACATGGCTCAAGGACAAGACCGGCCATGAAATCGCCGGCTGCTGCCTGCAGGCCGCCACGCGCGATTTCGCGCGGTTCGGGCTGTTCGTGCTGGCGAACGGCAAGGCCGGCGACCGGCAGATCGTGCCCACCGACTGGTTCGCGCAGGCCACAACCAGGCAGAAGGACATCGGCCGCCAGGGCAAGGGCTATGGCTTCCAGTGGTGGACCTACGACGATGGCTCGTTCGCCGCGCAGGGCATTTTCGGACAGGGCATTTTCATCGATCCGAAGCGAAAGCTGGTGATCGCGTCAAACGCGGACTGGACGCGCGCGAGCAAGGGGCCGGAGCCGGCGGCGCGCGAAGCCTTCTACAAGCAGATCCAGGCACTGATCGACGCAGGGAACTGA
- a CDS encoding diguanylate cyclase: MTDSHGGWGIWLRRAMLALAALFAIGPGYAAQAAHWPLPHSLCHATSATVQPPRAAPRSPYSCNGTPTGYQRGTLWLRVDLDTIPVPRNDLVLSIHNTRFDALSVGFVYADGVTAWQGVRGGDFGTHWRPGAQIAFAAPDREVPLRSIVLQFDRLTSYDLLRMRLATQGDGALEVVALAACVGAALMLLFIAALYNISLSFAVRRQFPAWQAAWAGCMVIWGAVWSQLNLFVLPGMAGSFSAQLCTGLSCLAVMLATFGAITALDRRELPVALRIATLALGIGIGALGVPLSFMRTGPLEFWASVLGMMVLADLTAITLSLTIAWRRGNALARDFAAAWAVPMITLGVTQFLPTDRLFWGGGSQMLVLLAATWQTIWVSVSATRRLRRLRVERDHALRAEAIAHDLARRDPLTGLRNRRGFTEAVEPMIACAVAGESPFALLLIDVDRFKVVNDTHGHDAGDQVLCIIARELERWEGALCLPARFGGEEFAMALSGLHTFAATQFAERLREDIAAADYAAVIGGGDITVSIGIATATEDADFQSLYRQADRSLYEAKRRGRDCVVASDPQPDGDLAVGMVA; encoded by the coding sequence ATGACGGATTCGCATGGCGGATGGGGGATTTGGCTGCGGCGCGCCATGCTGGCGCTGGCCGCGCTGTTCGCCATTGGCCCCGGGTACGCCGCGCAGGCCGCGCACTGGCCATTGCCGCACTCGCTTTGCCACGCCACCAGCGCGACGGTGCAACCGCCCCGTGCCGCGCCGCGTTCGCCCTATTCCTGCAACGGTACGCCAACCGGCTATCAACGCGGAACGCTGTGGCTCCGGGTCGATCTGGACACGATTCCGGTCCCGCGAAACGATCTGGTTCTCAGCATCCACAACACCCGGTTCGACGCCTTGTCGGTGGGCTTTGTCTATGCCGATGGCGTAACCGCATGGCAGGGCGTGCGCGGCGGTGATTTCGGCACGCACTGGCGCCCCGGCGCGCAGATCGCGTTCGCGGCGCCCGATCGCGAAGTGCCGTTGCGCTCGATCGTGCTGCAGTTCGACCGCCTGACCAGCTACGATCTGCTGCGAATGCGGCTGGCGACGCAAGGCGATGGTGCGCTGGAAGTGGTGGCGCTGGCCGCCTGTGTGGGCGCCGCGCTGATGCTGCTGTTCATCGCAGCCCTTTACAACATCTCGCTGTCGTTCGCGGTGCGCCGGCAGTTTCCGGCGTGGCAGGCGGCGTGGGCGGGTTGCATGGTGATCTGGGGGGCCGTCTGGTCGCAGCTCAACCTGTTCGTGCTGCCCGGCATGGCCGGCAGCTTTTCGGCCCAGCTGTGCACGGGGCTGTCGTGCCTTGCGGTGATGCTGGCGACCTTCGGGGCGATCACGGCGCTCGATCGGCGCGAGCTTCCCGTTGCCCTGCGCATCGCGACGCTGGCGCTGGGCATCGGCATCGGTGCGCTGGGTGTGCCCTTGAGCTTCATGCGCACGGGGCCGCTGGAATTCTGGGCCTCCGTGCTCGGCATGATGGTGCTGGCGGATCTGACGGCGATCACCCTGAGCCTGACCATCGCCTGGCGGCGCGGCAACGCGCTGGCGCGCGATTTCGCCGCTGCCTGGGCGGTGCCGATGATCACGCTGGGGGTGACGCAGTTCCTGCCGACGGATCGCCTGTTCTGGGGCGGGGGTTCGCAGATGCTGGTCCTGCTCGCGGCGACCTGGCAGACGATTTGGGTTTCCGTTTCGGCGACGCGCCGTCTGCGCCGTCTGCGCGTGGAGCGCGATCACGCCTTGCGGGCCGAAGCGATCGCGCACGATCTGGCGCGGCGCGATCCCCTGACCGGGCTGCGCAACCGGCGCGGCTTTACCGAGGCGGTCGAACCCATGATTGCGTGCGCGGTTGCGGGTGAAAGTCCGTTCGCGCTGCTGTTGATCGACGTTGATCGCTTCAAGGTGGTCAACGATACCCATGGCCACGATGCCGGCGATCAGGTGCTGTGCATCATCGCGCGGGAACTGGAACGGTGGGAGGGGGCGCTGTGCCTGCCCGCGCGTTTCGGCGGCGAGGAATTCGCCATGGCGCTGAGCGGGCTGCACACTTTCGCGGCCACGCAGTTCGCGGAACGCCTGCGCGAAGACATCGCCGCGGCCGATTATGCCGCGGTCATCGGCGGGGGGGATATCACCGTCAGCATCGGCATCGCCACCGCGACAGAGGACGCGGATTTCCAGAGTCTGTACCGGCAGGCAGACCGATCGCTGTACGAGGCCAAGCGGCGGGGGCGCGATTGCGTGGTTGCCAGCGATCCTCAGCCGGACGGTGATCTTGCGGTGGGCATGGTTGCCTGA
- a CDS encoding CaiB/BaiF CoA-transferase family protein, whose translation MEAGKQHRALEGVRVLDLSRVLAGPWSTQILADLGADVLKVELPGKGDDTRAWGPPFLKLPDGSDDPRESAYYLCANRNKRSAAINLAHPDGAALIRRLAERADILVENFKVGGLAKYGLDYESMRTINPRLVYCSITGFGQTGPYADRPGYDFVAQGMGGFMSITGEEHGGPLRAGVAMADISTGMYATVSMLAALRHAERTGEGQHIDISLLDTQIATLANQASNWLVGGVNPGRMGNRHPTVVPYKTFRVKDGEIIIAVGNDGQFRSFCVEMGRPELADDPRFVTGSQRLINRDAIEGIFQDIVADLEGGPLVERLVAINVPAGPVNTIRDIFADPFVAARETVHRFVREDGVEIPAVAFPAKLSATPADYRHRPPCIGENTRELLHEWLVLDDAELAALETSGAVAQR comes from the coding sequence GTGGAGGCAGGCAAGCAGCACAGAGCGCTCGAAGGTGTCCGGGTGCTCGATCTTTCCCGCGTGCTGGCGGGTCCGTGGTCGACGCAGATTCTCGCGGATCTGGGCGCGGACGTGCTCAAAGTGGAACTGCCGGGAAAGGGAGACGATACCCGCGCCTGGGGGCCTCCGTTCCTGAAACTGCCGGATGGTTCCGACGATCCCCGTGAAAGCGCCTATTACCTCTGCGCCAACCGCAACAAGCGTTCGGCCGCGATCAACCTGGCCCATCCCGATGGCGCGGCGCTGATCCGACGGCTGGCCGAGCGGGCGGACATTCTGGTGGAGAACTTCAAGGTCGGTGGCCTGGCCAAGTATGGCCTCGATTATGAGAGCATGCGCACGATTAATCCCCGCCTCGTCTATTGCTCGATCACGGGCTTCGGCCAGACCGGTCCTTACGCCGATCGGCCCGGTTATGATTTCGTGGCGCAGGGCATGGGCGGTTTCATGTCGATCACCGGGGAGGAGCACGGCGGACCGCTGCGGGCCGGCGTGGCCATGGCTGATATTTCCACGGGCATGTATGCCACCGTTTCCATGCTGGCCGCGCTGCGCCACGCCGAACGGACGGGCGAGGGTCAGCATATCGACATCTCGCTGCTCGATACGCAGATCGCCACGCTGGCCAACCAGGCGTCGAACTGGCTTGTCGGCGGCGTCAATCCCGGAAGGATGGGCAACCGCCACCCCACGGTCGTGCCTTACAAGACCTTCCGCGTGAAGGACGGCGAAATCATCATCGCGGTGGGCAACGACGGCCAGTTCCGCAGTTTCTGCGTGGAGATGGGGCGGCCCGAACTGGCCGACGATCCCCGCTTCGTCACCGGTTCGCAGCGGTTGATCAACCGCGACGCGATCGAGGGCATCTTCCAGGATATCGTCGCCGATCTGGAAGGCGGCCCGCTGGTGGAACGCCTGGTCGCGATCAATGTGCCAGCGGGGCCGGTGAACACCATCCGCGATATTTTCGCCGATCCGTTCGTCGCCGCGCGGGAGACGGTGCACCGGTTCGTTCGCGAGGATGGCGTCGAAATTCCCGCCGTGGCCTTTCCGGCCAAGCTGTCCGCCACGCCCGCCGACTACCGCCATCGTCCGCCGTGCATCGGTGAAAACACGCGTGAACTGCTGCACGAATGGTTGGTGCTCGATGATGCGGAACTGGCCGCGCTCGAAACCAGCGGCGCGGTGGCGCAGCGCTGA